Proteins encoded together in one Chitinophaga lutea window:
- a CDS encoding beta-N-acetylhexosaminidase family protein, translating into MRIRYCLQRLLFCVLAAGFCQSAAGADIRLQQVAICAPGHPQAARVLQEEVAKRTGLRWQVVTKLPASGDVIVLKTRQQALPVGLKDMPALPLQPEAFRLGEQTANGRRLIVVEGYDARGVMFGAGRLLRLFRYAKSGVTIPADVRIAEAPQKKMRGHQIGYRNLANSYDGWSVAQYEQYIRELVIFGTNSIEGIPFQPWGPHFSIPSMDMNLRVSEICQRYGIDFWVWTPATFDLADTAKRAYFLRQFDTLFRKAPRLDAVFFPGGDPGHNAPELVIPFLETLSVPLRQHHPKARIWLSLQGFTPEACNFTYDYIRRRRPQWLAGLVTGPGSPPMEETRAALPAPYKLRHYPDITHNVRCDFPVPWMDPVFAFTLGREAVNPRPVYHTAAFRYTAPQNDGFISYSDGAHDDVNKMVWSMLGWNAAQSPRDMLLQYTNFFFDSETAAAAADGILALEQNWVGAACENTGILKTLELWRQMEDRHTGNWRWQMFLLRAYYDAYVRERGEREQAIDKAACAALAQARTTGADAAMQRAEKILRQADEIAQPAWRAKITALCDSLFRSIALQTSVPKYKASGNERGVVLDFIDRPLNNRWFYEDAFARIRQLPAAQQLAALDTLAFWEEPGDGGFYDDVGNVSRSPHVVRPETLATDPLMLRSDNPGFDWWDGGFSRKRLAWMVSMRWPHSLLYTSLDTTAQYTVRVTGNGECLLRANGEKLTPSRYGKGIGEIKEFPVPPALTKQGRLQLTFDAINEDHLNWRQHSRLTEVWLIKK; encoded by the coding sequence ATGCGAATCAGATATTGTTTACAACGTTTATTGTTTTGTGTGCTCGCCGCAGGCTTTTGCCAGTCTGCCGCGGGTGCGGACATACGCCTGCAGCAGGTGGCCATCTGCGCGCCCGGTCATCCGCAGGCCGCACGCGTATTGCAGGAAGAAGTGGCTAAACGGACCGGCCTGCGATGGCAGGTAGTGACGAAGCTGCCGGCAAGCGGTGATGTGATCGTATTGAAAACGCGGCAGCAGGCTCTGCCGGTTGGCCTGAAAGACATGCCTGCCTTGCCCTTGCAGCCGGAGGCATTCCGCCTGGGAGAACAGACGGCAAACGGCCGGCGCCTCATCGTGGTGGAAGGATACGATGCCCGTGGGGTGATGTTCGGGGCGGGGCGGCTGTTGCGGTTGTTCCGCTATGCGAAGAGCGGCGTGACGATACCTGCGGACGTCCGCATCGCCGAAGCGCCGCAGAAAAAGATGCGCGGCCACCAGATCGGTTACCGCAACCTGGCCAATTCTTACGACGGCTGGAGCGTGGCGCAATATGAACAGTACATCCGCGAGCTGGTGATATTCGGGACCAACAGTATCGAAGGCATTCCTTTCCAGCCGTGGGGCCCTCATTTCAGCATCCCTTCGATGGACATGAACCTGCGCGTCAGCGAAATCTGCCAACGATACGGCATCGACTTCTGGGTATGGACGCCCGCTACCTTCGACCTGGCGGATACGGCCAAACGCGCTTATTTCCTCCGGCAGTTCGATACCCTGTTCCGTAAAGCGCCCCGGCTGGATGCGGTGTTTTTTCCCGGCGGCGACCCGGGGCATAACGCGCCGGAGCTGGTTATCCCTTTCCTCGAAACATTATCAGTGCCGTTGCGGCAGCATCATCCGAAAGCGAGGATATGGCTGTCGCTGCAAGGTTTTACACCGGAGGCCTGCAATTTTACATATGACTACATCCGCCGCCGGCGGCCGCAATGGCTGGCAGGCCTCGTAACAGGGCCGGGCAGTCCGCCGATGGAAGAAACGCGTGCGGCATTGCCGGCGCCGTACAAGCTCCGGCATTACCCGGATATCACGCACAACGTGCGCTGCGATTTTCCTGTGCCCTGGATGGACCCGGTGTTCGCATTCACGCTGGGGCGGGAGGCGGTGAATCCGCGGCCTGTGTATCATACCGCCGCCTTCCGGTATACCGCGCCGCAGAACGACGGTTTCATCAGTTACTCCGACGGCGCGCACGACGATGTGAATAAGATGGTCTGGAGCATGCTCGGCTGGAATGCCGCGCAGTCGCCCCGCGACATGCTGCTGCAATACACGAATTTCTTTTTCGACAGCGAAACCGCTGCTGCGGCCGCCGATGGCATACTGGCGCTGGAACAGAACTGGGTGGGGGCCGCCTGTGAAAATACCGGTATCCTCAAAACCCTTGAGCTGTGGCGGCAGATGGAAGACCGTCATACCGGCAACTGGCGCTGGCAGATGTTTTTGCTGCGCGCTTATTACGATGCTTATGTGCGGGAACGTGGTGAGCGCGAACAGGCTATTGACAAGGCCGCCTGCGCAGCACTCGCGCAGGCACGCACAACCGGTGCGGACGCTGCGATGCAGCGGGCGGAAAAAATTCTGCGGCAGGCGGATGAGATCGCGCAACCCGCATGGCGCGCGAAAATCACGGCGCTTTGCGATTCCCTGTTCCGCTCCATCGCCCTGCAAACCAGCGTGCCCAAATACAAAGCCTCCGGCAACGAAAGAGGCGTCGTGCTTGATTTTATTGACCGTCCCCTCAATAACCGCTGGTTTTATGAAGATGCGTTTGCGCGCATCCGTCAATTGCCCGCCGCGCAGCAGCTGGCCGCGCTGGATACGCTCGCCTTCTGGGAAGAGCCGGGGGATGGGGGATTTTATGACGACGTGGGCAACGTGAGCCGTTCCCCGCATGTGGTGCGGCCGGAAACGCTGGCTACCGACCCGCTGATGCTGCGCAGCGACAACCCGGGATTCGACTGGTGGGACGGTGGTTTCAGCCGCAAGCGCCTTGCCTGGATGGTGAGCATGCGCTGGCCGCACAGTTTGTTATATACAAGTCTCGATACAACCGCACAATACACCGTGAGGGTGACCGGCAACGGCGAATGCCTGCTGCGCGCCAACGGGGAAAAACTAACGCCTTCCCGCTACGGGAAAGGCATCGGGGAGATCAAGGAATTCCCCGTACCGCCGGCATTGACGAAGCAGGGCCGCCTGCAGCTCACGTTCGACGCCATCAACGAAGATCATCTGAACTGGCGCCAGCATTCCCGCCTGACGGAAGTGTGGCTCATTAAAAAATAA
- a CDS encoding purple acid phosphatase family protein, with the protein MMKSVVRKAFSLMALAGWMHAASAQTSRPDRIVLNVTENMATSAAATWRTATGVTESFAEIMPADADPRTTSKAVRSKAVTTPLLSDTLSVHYHSAVFHGLQPNTLYAYRVGQGDNWSEWFQFRTAAATPQPFTFIYLGDAQANLFSLWSRTIRKAYEMAPDARLILHAGDLVNRGNRNAEWQEWFEAGGYIHSTVPGLMSPGNHEYYYTPADSGMVSAFWRPQFTLPENGPEGLEETCYYTDVQGVRFISLNSQEIEINKNLMARQRVWLEKVLKDNPNQWTCIVFHHPVLSTKSTRDNKMVRENFKPLFDTYKVDLVMQGHDHTYARGLVDGTMYVVSVSGPKMYPLDPQPWMQRTGSYTQLFQLVHVNGGKLRFESYTTTGQLFDAFELQKKKGARNTFTSKAPAGTVGR; encoded by the coding sequence ATGATGAAATCAGTCGTAAGAAAAGCTTTTTCCCTGATGGCGCTGGCCGGGTGGATGCACGCTGCATCCGCCCAAACCAGCCGGCCTGACCGCATTGTACTGAACGTAACGGAAAACATGGCCACCTCTGCTGCCGCTACCTGGCGCACCGCCACGGGCGTGACGGAGAGTTTCGCGGAAATCATGCCGGCCGATGCCGACCCGCGCACCACCAGTAAAGCAGTGCGCAGCAAAGCCGTCACCACGCCCTTGTTATCCGACACGTTGTCGGTACACTACCACAGCGCCGTATTCCATGGGTTACAGCCCAACACCCTGTATGCGTACCGCGTGGGGCAGGGCGACAACTGGAGCGAATGGTTCCAGTTCCGCACGGCGGCGGCCACCCCGCAGCCTTTTACATTTATCTACCTCGGCGATGCGCAAGCCAACCTGTTTTCGCTCTGGTCGCGCACCATCCGCAAAGCCTATGAAATGGCGCCCGATGCGCGGCTGATACTGCATGCCGGCGACCTCGTGAACCGGGGCAACCGCAACGCGGAATGGCAGGAGTGGTTCGAAGCAGGCGGGTATATTCACAGCACCGTGCCGGGTTTGATGTCGCCGGGGAACCATGAGTATTATTACACGCCGGCCGACAGCGGGATGGTATCCGCGTTCTGGCGCCCGCAGTTCACCCTGCCCGAAAACGGGCCGGAGGGTTTGGAGGAAACCTGTTATTACACCGATGTGCAGGGCGTTCGTTTTATTTCTTTGAACTCGCAGGAGATCGAGATCAACAAAAACCTGATGGCCAGACAACGCGTGTGGCTGGAGAAAGTGTTGAAAGATAACCCGAACCAGTGGACCTGCATCGTATTCCACCACCCGGTGCTCTCTACCAAGAGCACCCGCGACAATAAAATGGTGCGCGAAAATTTCAAACCGCTTTTCGATACATACAAAGTTGACCTGGTGATGCAGGGGCACGATCATACTTATGCGCGCGGGCTGGTAGACGGAACGATGTACGTGGTATCGGTGAGCGGCCCGAAGATGTATCCCCTCGACCCGCAGCCCTGGATGCAGCGCACGGGCTCGTATACCCAGCTGTTCCAGCTTGTGCATGTGAACGGCGGGAAACTTCGTTTCGAATCTTACACCACCACCGGGCAGCTGTTCGACGCATTCGAACTGCAGAAGAAAAAAGGCGCCCGTAACACCTTTACCAGCAAAGCGCCGGCAGGCACGGTTGGCAGATAA
- a CDS encoding SusD/RagB family nutrient-binding outer membrane lipoprotein yields the protein MQRIYKTLPILTLAFGMMACTKGFEDMNVNPNESENINPQFLLSTTLIATAYDYQKDAYYDKPASAGRYITLVRNEGNDKFDWGPQNWDGFYSKLSTNKNMMDLATASGEKQYIALGKILKAFNFAYTSDLYGDIPYSEALMSKESNIVHPKYDEQKNLYPDLLKELREANDLLGGELSAIDKKSDAMYGGVALKWRKFANSLRLRLLLRMSKGYPQAFTEMQEIVGNKTKYPIFESNADNAEIKYLGDIGANSWPGGPKANAFTEFDKRKPSKEIVDALRLRNDPRLQVWIAPVDQPVGGLVDPNLYVGVPNAVPAPYDYNGGTPHISRLTALFNSNSDPMLSASMMTYAEVCFILAEALQAGKITVAGETAESLYLKGIGANMKYYGVDQKAINDHYYDQASVKYNGTLKQLIEQKWIAMFLKGAEGWFDYRRTGFPQFVPGPLAPGGIPKRYIYPDAERAYNEAAYQKALTVFGEDKQTTLMWYLK from the coding sequence ATGCAACGCATATATAAAACACTCCCGATATTGACGCTGGCCTTTGGTATGATGGCCTGCACCAAAGGTTTTGAGGATATGAACGTGAACCCGAACGAGTCGGAAAACATCAACCCGCAGTTCCTGCTCTCGACCACGCTCATCGCCACCGCGTACGATTACCAGAAGGATGCCTACTATGACAAGCCTGCTTCCGCAGGGCGTTACATCACCCTGGTGCGCAACGAGGGCAACGATAAATTCGACTGGGGGCCGCAGAACTGGGACGGTTTTTATTCCAAACTGTCAACCAACAAAAACATGATGGACCTCGCCACGGCCAGCGGCGAAAAACAATACATAGCGCTCGGCAAGATCCTGAAGGCGTTCAACTTTGCTTACACCAGCGATCTGTATGGCGATATCCCTTATTCCGAAGCGTTGATGTCCAAAGAAAGCAACATCGTGCACCCGAAGTACGACGAGCAGAAGAACCTGTATCCCGACCTGCTGAAGGAACTGCGGGAAGCCAACGATCTGCTGGGAGGCGAGCTGTCCGCCATCGATAAAAAATCCGACGCCATGTACGGCGGCGTGGCGCTGAAGTGGCGCAAGTTCGCCAATTCGCTCCGGCTCCGTTTGCTGCTGCGCATGTCCAAAGGATACCCGCAGGCGTTCACCGAAATGCAGGAAATCGTAGGCAACAAAACGAAGTATCCCATTTTCGAATCCAACGCGGACAATGCTGAAATCAAATATCTCGGCGATATCGGCGCCAACAGCTGGCCCGGCGGCCCGAAGGCCAATGCGTTTACCGAGTTCGACAAACGCAAGCCCAGTAAAGAGATCGTGGATGCATTGCGCCTGCGCAACGATCCCCGTTTACAGGTATGGATTGCGCCCGTGGATCAGCCCGTCGGTGGCCTCGTGGACCCGAACCTGTACGTAGGTGTGCCCAATGCCGTTCCCGCGCCGTATGATTACAACGGCGGCACACCGCATATTTCCCGGTTGACGGCCCTGTTTAACAGTAATTCGGACCCGATGCTGTCTGCTTCGATGATGACGTATGCCGAAGTGTGCTTCATTCTCGCGGAAGCCCTCCAGGCCGGTAAAATCACTGTGGCCGGCGAAACGGCGGAATCGCTGTACCTCAAAGGCATCGGCGCCAATATGAAATACTATGGCGTGGATCAGAAAGCCATCAACGATCACTACTATGACCAGGCCAGCGTGAAATACAACGGCACGCTGAAACAGCTGATCGAACAGAAATGGATCGCCATGTTCCTGAAAGGAGCGGAGGGCTGGTTCGATTACCGCCGCACCGGTTTCCCGCAGTTCGTGCCCGGCCCGCTGGCGCCCGGCGGCATTCCCAAACGCTACATTTATCCCGATGCGGAAAGAGCGTATAACGAAGCTGCGTACCAGAAAGCATTAACCGTATTCGGAGAAGACAAACAAACCACCCTCATGTGGTACCTGAAATAA
- a CDS encoding SusC/RagA family TonB-linked outer membrane protein: MQKSFTKFIAPLLTMLILCSALPSSAQETLVRGTARAAGKTSLHNVLSSLEARFKVHFSYNYEQIADKYVSGSQHGDLEQQLGRMLPPLGLTAVKLGETDYAIRPKAAAENKTTAAKPFDLTVKGVVTDTEGRGLPGVTVKEKGTGNGTATDMNGRFSIKVAGAGSILQFSSLGFVTREEAAGDGNLTIQLAADVRNLNSVVVTALGIKRQEKALGYSIATLSADKVATVKEVNIANALSGKVAGVNVRSTSSDPGATSLVTIRGQSSFTGYNQPLYVVDGVPIAGAVRNPKQPVGQVVVDYGSTISDINPDDIASVTVLKGASASALYGSRALNGVILITTKSGSGAKKGLGVSVNSSTMFDRAWLFPKFQNQFGAGDRAGSEETISDATWGPRLDIGTKHAQWDSPLDANGDPIPTDWVSYPDRHKDFFQTGITLTNNIAVTGNNKDGSFRLSFTNLTNEGIVPNTDLSRNTINLAAGYNLSPKVKVSTNIGYTKNSSGNRPTYNRGSVSNIVYTTTPNVNMKKLRNYWKPGKEGIEQFSHLPGNADNPYFVAYQFINSYDRDRLTGNVEININLTKDLTLMGRTGMDMFSENRESKRPFGSVRNPSGAYGIETENFREQNTDFLLTYKKDLSRDWNISLSAGANRMDQTGRGTSQSSESLVIRGFYNISNAAAGTVRNFSSRFHKRINSVYGMGQVSFRNYAFLDLTARNDWSSTLPEANNSYFYPSASFSLVLTDMLKVTSGPVSFAKLRANYAQVGGDPGPYELTNTYGFGQDWGDVKRANMAYTLKNNNLKPLIATSYEFGADLRFFNGRLGLDLTYYNTVNKNQILTIPTTMASGYSSKLINAGKIRNKGLEITLSGTPVKGDFTWDISGVFTRNRNKVITLTEGVSNFLLGSAEGVRYEVREGAEMGDFYAQSWKTVPDGEFKGQPLLDSDGSYQRVNEYVKIGNYNPDFMVGFNNTFTYKGFTLNVLIDWRQGGEFYSYVAKNLLSDGRTETTVPGRDPQTGGLAWTDDAGRQRTDGMILHGYIDDGTGKYVKNTKITDPENYYGEYYWSFNGRSTFDASYVKLREASLTYVLNNKALGRWPISNVSLALIARNLFSWTAAEQGYDSETAMTISNGSFSPGVASWSLPYTRSFGFKVGFNF; the protein is encoded by the coding sequence ATGCAAAAGAGCTTTACAAAGTTTATCGCTCCATTACTGACGATGTTGATACTGTGCAGTGCCCTGCCGTCGTCCGCGCAGGAAACACTGGTGCGCGGCACCGCGAGAGCCGCGGGTAAAACTTCGCTGCACAACGTGCTGTCTTCGCTGGAAGCGCGTTTCAAAGTGCATTTCAGTTACAACTACGAGCAGATTGCAGACAAGTATGTGAGCGGTAGCCAGCATGGCGACCTGGAGCAGCAGCTGGGCCGCATGCTCCCGCCGCTGGGCCTCACCGCGGTGAAACTCGGTGAAACGGATTATGCCATCCGCCCGAAAGCGGCCGCGGAAAATAAAACCACCGCGGCCAAACCGTTCGACCTCACCGTAAAGGGTGTGGTGACCGACACGGAAGGGCGCGGGCTGCCGGGCGTGACCGTCAAAGAAAAAGGCACCGGCAATGGTACGGCCACCGATATGAACGGCCGTTTCTCCATTAAAGTGGCCGGGGCGGGCTCCATTCTCCAGTTCAGCTCACTGGGTTTTGTAACCCGGGAAGAAGCCGCCGGCGACGGTAACCTCACCATCCAGCTGGCTGCCGACGTGCGCAACCTGAACAGCGTGGTGGTGACCGCACTGGGCATCAAACGCCAGGAAAAAGCGCTGGGTTATTCCATCGCCACCCTGAGCGCCGATAAAGTAGCCACCGTAAAAGAAGTGAACATCGCCAACGCGCTCTCCGGCAAGGTGGCGGGCGTGAACGTAAGAAGCACCAGTTCCGACCCGGGCGCCACCTCGCTGGTGACCATCCGCGGGCAGAGCAGCTTCACCGGTTATAACCAGCCGCTGTACGTGGTAGACGGCGTGCCCATCGCGGGCGCGGTACGCAACCCGAAACAGCCGGTAGGCCAGGTAGTGGTGGACTACGGCAGCACCATTTCAGATATCAACCCCGACGATATTGCGTCCGTGACCGTGCTGAAAGGCGCCAGCGCTTCCGCGCTCTATGGCAGCCGCGCACTCAACGGCGTTATCCTCATCACCACCAAATCAGGCAGCGGTGCTAAAAAAGGACTGGGCGTGAGCGTGAACTCCAGCACCATGTTCGACCGCGCCTGGCTGTTCCCGAAATTCCAGAACCAGTTCGGCGCAGGCGACAGGGCGGGCAGTGAGGAAACCATTTCCGACGCCACCTGGGGCCCGCGCCTCGACATCGGCACGAAGCACGCCCAATGGGACAGCCCGCTCGATGCGAACGGCGACCCGATCCCCACCGACTGGGTGTCGTATCCCGACCGCCACAAAGACTTTTTCCAGACGGGCATCACCCTCACCAACAACATCGCGGTGACGGGGAATAATAAAGACGGCAGTTTCCGCCTCTCTTTCACCAACCTCACCAACGAAGGCATCGTGCCCAATACCGACCTGAGCAGGAACACCATCAACCTCGCGGCCGGCTACAACCTCAGCCCCAAGGTAAAGGTGAGCACCAACATCGGCTATACGAAAAACAGCAGCGGCAACCGGCCCACCTACAACCGTGGCAGCGTGAGCAACATCGTATATACCACCACGCCGAACGTGAACATGAAAAAACTGCGCAACTACTGGAAGCCGGGCAAAGAAGGCATCGAGCAGTTTTCGCACCTGCCGGGAAATGCGGACAATCCTTATTTTGTGGCGTACCAGTTCATCAACTCCTACGACCGCGACCGCCTCACCGGCAACGTGGAAATCAATATCAACCTGACCAAGGACCTTACCCTGATGGGCAGAACGGGCATGGACATGTTTTCCGAAAACAGGGAAAGCAAACGCCCCTTCGGTTCGGTGCGTAACCCCTCCGGCGCCTACGGCATCGAAACGGAAAACTTCCGCGAACAGAACACGGACTTCCTGCTGACGTATAAAAAAGACCTGTCGAGAGACTGGAACATTTCCCTGTCCGCCGGCGCCAACCGCATGGACCAAACTGGGCGCGGCACCAGCCAGTCGTCCGAAAGCCTCGTCATCCGCGGTTTCTACAATATCTCCAATGCGGCGGCCGGTACGGTGCGTAACTTTTCCAGCCGCTTCCACAAACGCATCAACAGCGTGTACGGCATGGGCCAGGTATCGTTCCGGAACTATGCGTTCCTCGACCTGACCGCGCGTAACGACTGGAGCAGCACGCTGCCCGAAGCCAACAACTCTTATTTCTATCCCTCCGCGTCTTTCAGCCTGGTGCTGACAGACATGCTGAAGGTGACCTCCGGCCCGGTGAGCTTCGCCAAGCTGAGAGCGAACTATGCCCAGGTAGGCGGCGACCCTGGCCCGTATGAGCTGACCAATACCTATGGTTTCGGCCAGGACTGGGGTGATGTGAAAAGAGCGAACATGGCTTACACGCTGAAGAATAACAACCTGAAGCCCCTCATTGCTACTTCCTATGAGTTCGGCGCCGACCTGCGGTTCTTCAACGGCAGGTTAGGCCTCGACCTGACGTATTATAACACGGTGAACAAAAACCAGATCCTCACCATTCCCACCACGATGGCGTCCGGCTACAGCAGCAAGCTGATCAACGCCGGCAAGATCAGGAACAAGGGGCTTGAGATCACTTTGAGCGGGACGCCGGTGAAGGGGGACTTTACCTGGGATATCAGCGGCGTGTTTACCCGCAACCGCAACAAGGTGATTACCCTCACCGAAGGCGTGTCCAACTTCCTGCTGGGCTCCGCGGAAGGTGTAAGGTATGAAGTGCGGGAAGGCGCTGAGATGGGCGACTTTTATGCACAGAGCTGGAAAACCGTGCCGGACGGGGAGTTTAAAGGACAGCCCCTGCTCGACAGCGACGGCAGCTACCAGCGCGTGAATGAATACGTGAAGATCGGCAACTACAATCCCGACTTCATGGTGGGCTTTAACAACACCTTCACCTATAAAGGCTTTACGCTGAACGTGCTGATCGACTGGCGCCAGGGAGGTGAGTTCTACAGCTACGTGGCGAAAAACCTGCTGAGCGACGGCCGTACCGAAACCACGGTGCCCGGGCGCGACCCGCAGACGGGCGGCCTCGCCTGGACCGACGATGCCGGCCGCCAGCGCACGGATGGTATGATACTGCACGGTTACATCGACGATGGCACCGGCAAATATGTGAAGAACACCAAAATCACCGATCCCGAAAACTATTACGGCGAATACTACTGGAGCTTCAACGGCCGCTCTACTTTCGATGCCAGCTACGTGAAGCTGCGTGAGGCATCGCTCACCTATGTGCTGAACAATAAAGCGCTCGGCAGGTGGCCTATTTCCAACGTATCGCTGGCGCTCATCGCCCGCAACCTGTTTAGCTGGACGGCGGCAGAGCAGGGATATGATTCCGAAACGGCGATGACGATTTCCAACGGCAGCTTCTCACCCGGCGTTGCCAGCTGGTCGCTGCCTTACACCCGTTCTTTCGGTTTCAAGGTTGGATTTAATTTTTAA
- a CDS encoding FecR family protein: MMNYRQYEAEDFVADASFQAWVQYGSDDDFWRGWQAANPDRVAVVEAAKELVEALRFHSTEVDPAEMEAVMQNITRTLDPVKKNSTSALRRLLYAASAVAAAIIISLVFLWPQPATVTITTAFGETRDVLLPDGSLVTLNANSSLEYRKSWHEKQEREVTLTGEAFFKVTSRPNGFHPKFKVHTPLAGVQVLGTAFNMRNRRNEVTVVLEEGKVQINDMEMAPGDLVTVSGKGSARRKVEPARFSAWKEHRLVFDNETLAGITQVLEDTYGYHVTFRKTGAQSLRLTGSYPTDRLNLLFAAIREVHRVKVQQQGAAIIIE, translated from the coding sequence ATGATGAATTACAGGCAATACGAAGCCGAGGATTTTGTGGCGGACGCCTCTTTCCAGGCCTGGGTGCAGTACGGCAGCGACGATGATTTCTGGCGGGGCTGGCAGGCCGCGAACCCCGACCGGGTAGCGGTGGTAGAGGCCGCAAAGGAGTTGGTGGAGGCCCTTCGTTTTCATTCAACGGAAGTTGACCCGGCTGAAATGGAAGCAGTCATGCAAAACATCACCCGTACATTAGACCCGGTTAAAAAAAATAGTACCTCCGCACTGCGGCGGTTGCTCTATGCCGCGTCTGCCGTGGCGGCGGCCATTATCATAAGCCTCGTGTTCCTCTGGCCGCAACCGGCCACCGTGACCATTACCACCGCCTTCGGCGAAACGCGCGACGTATTGCTGCCCGATGGTTCCCTTGTAACGCTCAACGCCAATTCATCCCTCGAATACCGCAAAAGCTGGCATGAAAAACAGGAGCGGGAAGTGACGCTCACCGGCGAAGCCTTCTTTAAAGTAACGTCCCGCCCCAACGGCTTTCATCCAAAATTCAAAGTACATACCCCGCTGGCCGGCGTGCAGGTGCTGGGCACCGCTTTCAACATGCGCAATCGCCGGAACGAAGTGACCGTGGTGCTGGAAGAAGGAAAAGTACAGATCAACGACATGGAGATGGCGCCCGGAGACCTGGTGACGGTATCGGGGAAGGGGAGCGCCCGCCGCAAGGTGGAACCCGCCCGGTTCAGTGCCTGGAAAGAACACCGCCTTGTGTTTGACAACGAAACGCTGGCGGGCATTACACAAGTACTCGAAGATACATATGGTTACCACGTCACGTTCCGCAAAACAGGCGCACAAAGCCTGCGGCTGACGGGCTCTTATCCAACGGACCGCCTCAACCTGCTGTTTGCCGCCATTCGTGAAGTGCATCGTGTGAAAGTGCAGCAACAGGGCGCAGCAATAATTATCGAATAA
- a CDS encoding RNA polymerase sigma factor, giving the protein MTNLHIPLQDERTLWSRLREGDREAFSEIYRRFFPLLFRYCIRFTDDRDLVKDVLQDFFTQLYLKRHSLTIPDKLKSYLLVAARRELVRRLGKENRRAGETLHEEGYDFSLELSAEHLLINRQHEEKTARQLQRSMYLLTDRQKEAIYLRFYESMGYDEIAGIMQLKEVKYARTLVYRAITELKVVLENERHLLSNQ; this is encoded by the coding sequence ATGACCAATCTGCACATTCCGCTACAAGATGAACGCACCCTCTGGAGCCGCCTCCGGGAAGGTGACCGGGAGGCTTTCAGCGAAATTTACCGGCGGTTTTTCCCGCTGTTGTTCCGGTATTGCATCCGGTTCACAGACGACCGCGACCTGGTAAAGGATGTGCTCCAGGATTTTTTCACGCAGCTTTACCTGAAACGGCATTCCCTCACCATTCCCGACAAACTGAAAAGCTACCTGCTGGTGGCCGCGCGCCGCGAACTGGTGCGGCGCCTGGGCAAAGAAAACCGCCGCGCGGGAGAAACCCTGCACGAAGAAGGATACGATTTCAGCCTGGAACTGTCCGCCGAACACCTGCTCATCAACCGGCAGCACGAAGAAAAAACGGCGCGCCAGCTGCAACGCAGTATGTACCTGCTCACCGACCGCCAGAAAGAGGCCATTTACCTCCGTTTTTATGAAAGCATGGGATACGACGAAATTGCCGGCATCATGCAGCTGAAAGAGGTGAAATACGCCAGAACGCTCGTGTACCGGGCTATCACCGAACTGAAGGTGGTGCTCGAAAATGAGCGGCATTTACTGTCGAATCAATAG